One genomic window of Cricetulus griseus strain 17A/GY chromosome 3, alternate assembly CriGri-PICRH-1.0, whole genome shotgun sequence includes the following:
- the Pard6a gene encoding partitioning defective 6 homolog alpha isoform X2, with the protein MARPQRTPARSPDSIVEVKSKFDAEFRRFALPRASVRGFQEFSRLLCVVHQISGLDVLLGYTDAHGDLLPLTNDDSLHRALASGPPPLRLLVQKREGDSGGLAFASNSLQRRKKGLLLRPAAPLRTRPPLLISLPQDFRQVSSVIDVDLLPETHRRVRLHKHGSDRPLGFYIRDGMSVRVAPQGLERVPGIFISRLVRGGLAESTGLLAVSDEILEVNGIEVAGKTLDQVTDMMVANSHNLIVTVKPANQRNNVVRGASGRLTGPSSVVPGPTDPDSDDDSSDVVIENRHPPCSNGLSQGPMCWDLQPGCLLPGAGSSLPSLDSQEQANSDWGNDIRGDVSGFSL; encoded by the exons ATGGCCAGGCCGCAGAGGACTCCGGCGCGCAGTCCCGATAGCATCGTCGAGGTGAAAAGCAAA TTTGACGCCGAGTTCCGACGTTTTGCGCTGCCCCGCGCTTCGGTGAGAGGCTTCCAGGAGTTCTCGCGGTTGCTGTGTGTGGTACACCAGATATCTGGCCTGGATGTGCTGCTTGGCTATACGGATGCTCACGGCGACTTGCTGCCCCTCACCAACGATGACAGTTTGCACCGGGCCCTGGCCAGCGGGCCCCCGCCATTGCGCCTATTGGTGCAGAAGCGGG AAGGTGACTCCGGTGGTCTGGCTTTTGCCTCCAACTCTCTGCAGAGACGCAAGAAAGGGCTCCTGCTTCGACCAGCGGCACCTCTGCGCACCCGACCACCCTTGTTAATCAGCCTGCCCCAAGATTTCCGACAGGTGTCTTCAGTCATAGATGTGGACCTACTACCTGAGACCCATCGACGTGTGAGGCTCCACAAACATGGCTCAGACCGTCCCCTAGGCTTCTACATTCGAGATGGCATGAGTGTTCGGGTGGCTCCCCAGGGCCTGGAGCGGGTTCCAGGTATCTTCATCTCCCGCCTGGTACGTGGGGGCCTGGCTGAGAGCACAGGGCTGCTGGCAGTGAGTGATGAGATCCTCGAGGTCAATGGCATTGAGGTGGCTGGGAAGACCTTGGACCAAGTGACAGACATGATGGTTGCCAACAGCCATAACCTCATTGTCACTGTCAAGCCTGCCAACCAGCGTAATAATGTGGTACGAGGGGCATCTGGGCGTCTGACAGGGCCTTCCTCTGTAGTGCCTGGGCCTACTGACCCTGACAGTGACGATGACAGCAGTGACGTGGTCATTGAAAACCGCCACCCTCCTTGTTCTAATGGGCTGTCTCAGGGACCCATGTGCTGGGACCTGCAACCTGGCTGCCTACTTCCTGGTGCTGGCAGCTCTCTGCCCTCCTTGGATAGCCAAGAGCAAGCCAACTCTGACTGGGGGAATGACATACGAGGTGATGTTAGTGGATTCAGCCTCTAA
- the Pard6a gene encoding partitioning defective 6 homolog alpha isoform X1, translated as MARPQRTPARSPDSIVEVKSKFDAEFRRFALPRASVRGFQEFSRLLCVVHQISGLDVLLGYTDAHGDLLPLTNDDSLHRALASGPPPLRLLVQKRVEGDSGGLAFASNSLQRRKKGLLLRPAAPLRTRPPLLISLPQDFRQVSSVIDVDLLPETHRRVRLHKHGSDRPLGFYIRDGMSVRVAPQGLERVPGIFISRLVRGGLAESTGLLAVSDEILEVNGIEVAGKTLDQVTDMMVANSHNLIVTVKPANQRNNVVRGASGRLTGPSSVVPGPTDPDSDDDSSDVVIENRHPPCSNGLSQGPMCWDLQPGCLLPGAGSSLPSLDSQEQANSDWGNDIRGDVSGFSL; from the exons ATGGCCAGGCCGCAGAGGACTCCGGCGCGCAGTCCCGATAGCATCGTCGAGGTGAAAAGCAAA TTTGACGCCGAGTTCCGACGTTTTGCGCTGCCCCGCGCTTCGGTGAGAGGCTTCCAGGAGTTCTCGCGGTTGCTGTGTGTGGTACACCAGATATCTGGCCTGGATGTGCTGCTTGGCTATACGGATGCTCACGGCGACTTGCTGCCCCTCACCAACGATGACAGTTTGCACCGGGCCCTGGCCAGCGGGCCCCCGCCATTGCGCCTATTGGTGCAGAAGCGGG TAGAAGGTGACTCCGGTGGTCTGGCTTTTGCCTCCAACTCTCTGCAGAGACGCAAGAAAGGGCTCCTGCTTCGACCAGCGGCACCTCTGCGCACCCGACCACCCTTGTTAATCAGCCTGCCCCAAGATTTCCGACAGGTGTCTTCAGTCATAGATGTGGACCTACTACCTGAGACCCATCGACGTGTGAGGCTCCACAAACATGGCTCAGACCGTCCCCTAGGCTTCTACATTCGAGATGGCATGAGTGTTCGGGTGGCTCCCCAGGGCCTGGAGCGGGTTCCAGGTATCTTCATCTCCCGCCTGGTACGTGGGGGCCTGGCTGAGAGCACAGGGCTGCTGGCAGTGAGTGATGAGATCCTCGAGGTCAATGGCATTGAGGTGGCTGGGAAGACCTTGGACCAAGTGACAGACATGATGGTTGCCAACAGCCATAACCTCATTGTCACTGTCAAGCCTGCCAACCAGCGTAATAATGTGGTACGAGGGGCATCTGGGCGTCTGACAGGGCCTTCCTCTGTAGTGCCTGGGCCTACTGACCCTGACAGTGACGATGACAGCAGTGACGTGGTCATTGAAAACCGCCACCCTCCTTGTTCTAATGGGCTGTCTCAGGGACCCATGTGCTGGGACCTGCAACCTGGCTGCCTACTTCCTGGTGCTGGCAGCTCTCTGCCCTCCTTGGATAGCCAAGAGCAAGCCAACTCTGACTGGGGGAATGACATACGAGGTGATGTTAGTGGATTCAGCCTCTAA
- the Enkd1 gene encoding enkurin domain-containing protein 1 isoform X2, which produces MCEGPSSISGPIPPDPTLCPDYYRRPASGRDMDFSPSRGPRIRPGAREILERGQRGVGDVLLQLEGISLGSGVSPKRKDPKDHEKENLKRIREIQRRFQDQERSREQGQPKPLKALWRSPKYDNVESRVKARMKEPGPASVTEPSHFLRAHSRCGPGLPPSRVSSPQLTLPGPKAKGPGLDVDFISHNARAAKRAPRRHSRSLQVLAQVLEQQRQAQEHYNATQKGHVPRYLLERRDLWRREAEARQHNQPDPAMPPGHTLMPENQRLETLNNLLQSQSQLLRELVLLPAGADSLRAQGHRAELDQKLVQIEEAIKIFSRPKVFVKMDT; this is translated from the exons ATGTGCGAAGGCCCATCCAGCATCTCTGGACCCATTCCCCCAGACCCTACGCTCTGCCCGGACTACTACCGGCGGCCGGCCTCGG GTCGCGACATGGACTTCAGCCCTTCTCGTGGCCCCCGCATCAGGCCTGGAGCCCGAGAGATACTAGAGCGTGGCCAGCGAGGCGTGGGAGACGTGCTGCTGCAACTGGAGGGCATATCCCTTGGTTCAGGGGTATCTCCTAAGA GGAAGGATCCAAAAGACCATGAGAAGGAAAACCTGAAGCGGATCAGAGAGATTCAGAGGCGCTTCCAAGATCAAGAACGAAGCCGGGAGCAGGGCCAGCCTAAGCCCCTGAAGGCACTGTGGCGCTCACCCAAGTATGACAATGTCGAGTCCCGAGTCAAGGCCAGGATGAAG GAGCCTGGCCCTGCCTCTGTAACAGAGCCTTCCCACTTCCTGCGGGCACACTCCCGCTGTGGCCCTGGGCTCCCACCATCCCGTGTCTCCAGTCCTCAGCTCACCCTGCCAGGTCCCAAAGCTAAG GGACCAGGCCTGGATGTGGATTTCATTAGTCACAATGCCCGAGCTGCCAAGAGAGCCCCCCGGCGCCATTCACGTTCACTGCAGGTCCTTGCACAGGTTCTGGAACAACAGCGACAAGCCCAGGAGCACTACAATGCCACACAGAAAGGCCATGTGCCCCGTTA CTTGTTGGAGCGCAGGGATCTGTGGCGGAGGGAAGCTGAAGCTCGCCAGCATAACCAGCCAGATCCTGCCATGCCCCCTGGCCACACACTCATGCCTGAGAATCAGCGGCTAGAGACACTGAACAATCTGCTCCAGA GTCAGAGTCAGCTGCTGCGTGAATTAGTTCTGCTACCTGCTGGGGCAGACTCTCTAAGAGCCCAGGGCCACCGTGCTGAACTGGACCAGAAGTTGGTGCAAATAGAAGAGGCTATCAAGATCTTTTCCCGACCCAAAGTCTTTGTGAAGATGGATACCTAA
- the Enkd1 gene encoding enkurin domain-containing protein 1 isoform X1: MCEGPSSISGPIPPDPTLCPDYYRRPASAQGRLEGNALKLDLLTSGRDMDFSPSRGPRIRPGAREILERGQRGVGDVLLQLEGISLGSGVSPKRKDPKDHEKENLKRIREIQRRFQDQERSREQGQPKPLKALWRSPKYDNVESRVKARMKEPGPASVTEPSHFLRAHSRCGPGLPPSRVSSPQLTLPGPKAKGPGLDVDFISHNARAAKRAPRRHSRSLQVLAQVLEQQRQAQEHYNATQKGHVPRYLLERRDLWRREAEARQHNQPDPAMPPGHTLMPENQRLETLNNLLQSQSQLLRELVLLPAGADSLRAQGHRAELDQKLVQIEEAIKIFSRPKVFVKMDT; this comes from the exons ATGTGCGAAGGCCCATCCAGCATCTCTGGACCCATTCCCCCAGACCCTACGCTCTGCCCGGACTACTACCGGCGGCCGGCCTCGG CCCAAGGGCGCCTGGAAGGAAACGCACTGAAGCTGGACCTGCTGACTTCAGGTCGCGACATGGACTTCAGCCCTTCTCGTGGCCCCCGCATCAGGCCTGGAGCCCGAGAGATACTAGAGCGTGGCCAGCGAGGCGTGGGAGACGTGCTGCTGCAACTGGAGGGCATATCCCTTGGTTCAGGGGTATCTCCTAAGA GGAAGGATCCAAAAGACCATGAGAAGGAAAACCTGAAGCGGATCAGAGAGATTCAGAGGCGCTTCCAAGATCAAGAACGAAGCCGGGAGCAGGGCCAGCCTAAGCCCCTGAAGGCACTGTGGCGCTCACCCAAGTATGACAATGTCGAGTCCCGAGTCAAGGCCAGGATGAAG GAGCCTGGCCCTGCCTCTGTAACAGAGCCTTCCCACTTCCTGCGGGCACACTCCCGCTGTGGCCCTGGGCTCCCACCATCCCGTGTCTCCAGTCCTCAGCTCACCCTGCCAGGTCCCAAAGCTAAG GGACCAGGCCTGGATGTGGATTTCATTAGTCACAATGCCCGAGCTGCCAAGAGAGCCCCCCGGCGCCATTCACGTTCACTGCAGGTCCTTGCACAGGTTCTGGAACAACAGCGACAAGCCCAGGAGCACTACAATGCCACACAGAAAGGCCATGTGCCCCGTTA CTTGTTGGAGCGCAGGGATCTGTGGCGGAGGGAAGCTGAAGCTCGCCAGCATAACCAGCCAGATCCTGCCATGCCCCCTGGCCACACACTCATGCCTGAGAATCAGCGGCTAGAGACACTGAACAATCTGCTCCAGA GTCAGAGTCAGCTGCTGCGTGAATTAGTTCTGCTACCTGCTGGGGCAGACTCTCTAAGAGCCCAGGGCCACCGTGCTGAACTGGACCAGAAGTTGGTGCAAATAGAAGAGGCTATCAAGATCTTTTCCCGACCCAAAGTCTTTGTGAAGATGGATACCTAA
- the Enkd1 gene encoding enkurin domain-containing protein 1 isoform X3, with translation MCEGPSSISGPIPPDPTLCPDYYRRPASAQGRLEGNALKLDLLTSGRDMDFSPSRGPRIRPGAREILERGQRGVGDVLLQLEGISLGSGVSPKRKDPKDHEKENLKRIREIQRRFQDQERSREQGQPKPLKALWRSPKYDNVESRVKARMKEPGPASVTEPSHFLRAHSRCGPGLPPSRVSSPQLTLPGPKAKGPGLDVDFISHNARAAKRAPRRHSRSLQVLAQVLEQQRQAQEHYNATQKGHVPPCWSAGICGGGKLKLASITSQILPCPLATHSCLRISG, from the exons ATGTGCGAAGGCCCATCCAGCATCTCTGGACCCATTCCCCCAGACCCTACGCTCTGCCCGGACTACTACCGGCGGCCGGCCTCGG CCCAAGGGCGCCTGGAAGGAAACGCACTGAAGCTGGACCTGCTGACTTCAGGTCGCGACATGGACTTCAGCCCTTCTCGTGGCCCCCGCATCAGGCCTGGAGCCCGAGAGATACTAGAGCGTGGCCAGCGAGGCGTGGGAGACGTGCTGCTGCAACTGGAGGGCATATCCCTTGGTTCAGGGGTATCTCCTAAGA GGAAGGATCCAAAAGACCATGAGAAGGAAAACCTGAAGCGGATCAGAGAGATTCAGAGGCGCTTCCAAGATCAAGAACGAAGCCGGGAGCAGGGCCAGCCTAAGCCCCTGAAGGCACTGTGGCGCTCACCCAAGTATGACAATGTCGAGTCCCGAGTCAAGGCCAGGATGAAG GAGCCTGGCCCTGCCTCTGTAACAGAGCCTTCCCACTTCCTGCGGGCACACTCCCGCTGTGGCCCTGGGCTCCCACCATCCCGTGTCTCCAGTCCTCAGCTCACCCTGCCAGGTCCCAAAGCTAAG GGACCAGGCCTGGATGTGGATTTCATTAGTCACAATGCCCGAGCTGCCAAGAGAGCCCCCCGGCGCCATTCACGTTCACTGCAGGTCCTTGCACAGGTTCTGGAACAACAGCGACAAGCCCAGGAGCACTACAATGCCACACAGAAAGGCCATGTGCCCC CTTGTTGGAGCGCAGGGATCTGTGGCGGAGGGAAGCTGAAGCTCGCCAGCATAACCAGCCAGATCCTGCCATGCCCCCTGGCCACACACTCATGCCTGAGAATCAGCGGCTAG
- the CUNH16orf86 gene encoding uncharacterized protein C16orf86 homolog isoform X1: MASAGAQRQPDAQNGATVGLAQLAEITECPGPGPGEKCLVPAHETCRTPSEDKYSVGHSFEPELQEEGINRGEEGLNPGVEAGEERGPKPTSSIVRPSHGPKRKPIKPLVPGLGTPALPGPSYHAHPRAEAELPPGLLLQKEEPEGSHSESSLSAKQHKKAKKRKSVGAPVPPALAGTSTPTETLGLERKAQRLRPLYQYINYCNPELNQAGDGDREPEVEPESELALAPEEAGVEQLQLQALLPVTGELGLGLAMPCPNTLAPLTHTLPPLGQEVGEQPGGLSSLRMSGSLKAEVDKTTQVDIDKMLSVCAAPLVPPLSPQYK, translated from the exons ATGGCCTCAGCAGGGGCCCAGAGGCAGCCAGATGCCCAGAATGGGGCGACAGTAGGATTAGCCCAGCTTGCAGAGATCACTGAG TGtccaggaccaggaccaggagAAAAGTGTCTGGTGCCCGCACATGAGACCTGCAGAACCCCAAGTGAAGACAAGTATTCAGTAGGACACAGCTTCGAGCCAGAGCTCCAGGAGGAAGGAATAAACCGGGGAGAGGAAGGGCTCAATCCAGGggtggaagcaggagaggagagaggacccAAGCCTACATCATCCATCGTGAGGCCCAGTCATGGACCCAAGAGAAAGCCTATCAA GCCTCTTGTTCCAGGCTTGGGCACCCCAGCCCTCCCAGGGCCAAGCTACCATGCCCATCCTAGGGCTGAAGCTGAGCTGCCACCAGGGCTGCTGCTGCAGAAGGAGGAGCCAGAGGGCAGTCACAGTGAGTCCTCACTGTCTGCTAAACAGcacaaaaaagccaagaaacGCAAGAGTGTAGGGGCTCCTGTGCCCCCAGCTTTAGCTGGCACATCCACACCTACGGAGACGTTGGGGCTGGAGC GAAAAGCCCAGCGCCTGCGGCCACTGTACCAATATATCAACTATTGCAACCCTGAGCTGAATCAGGCAGGGGACGGGGACAGAGAGCCAGAGGTGGAGCCTGAGTCGGAGTTGGCCCTGGCTCCTGAGGAGGCGGGTGTGGAACAGCTGCAGTTGCAGGCCTTGCTGCCAGTGACAGGTGAGCTGGGCTTAGGCCTTGCTATGCCCTGCCCAAATACACTAGCACCACTCACGCACACTCTTCCTCCTCTAGGACAGGAGGTTGGAGAGCAGCCTGGGGGGTTGTCTAGTCTGAGGATGAGTGGCAGCCTCAAAGCTGAGGTGGATAAGACAACCCAAGTGGATATTGACAAGATGCTGAGTGTCTGTGCTGCTCCTCTTGTACCCCCCCTCTCCCCTCAGTACAAGTGA
- the CUNH16orf86 gene encoding uncharacterized protein C16orf86 homolog isoform X2, with product MASAGAQRQPDAQNGATVGLAQLAEITECPGPGPGEKCLVPAHETCRTPSEDKYSVGHSFEPELQEEGINRGEEGLNPGVEAGEERGPKPTSSIVRPSHGPKRKPIKPLVPGLGTPALPGPSYHAHPRAEAELPPGLLLQKEEPEGSHSESSLSAKQHKKAKKRKSVGAPVPPALAGTSTPTETLGLERKAQRLRPLYQYINYCNPELNQAGDGDREPEVEPESELALAPEEAGVEQLQLQALLPVTGQEVGEQPGGLSSLRMSGSLKAEVDKTTQVDIDKMLSVCAAPLVPPLSPQYK from the exons ATGGCCTCAGCAGGGGCCCAGAGGCAGCCAGATGCCCAGAATGGGGCGACAGTAGGATTAGCCCAGCTTGCAGAGATCACTGAG TGtccaggaccaggaccaggagAAAAGTGTCTGGTGCCCGCACATGAGACCTGCAGAACCCCAAGTGAAGACAAGTATTCAGTAGGACACAGCTTCGAGCCAGAGCTCCAGGAGGAAGGAATAAACCGGGGAGAGGAAGGGCTCAATCCAGGggtggaagcaggagaggagagaggacccAAGCCTACATCATCCATCGTGAGGCCCAGTCATGGACCCAAGAGAAAGCCTATCAA GCCTCTTGTTCCAGGCTTGGGCACCCCAGCCCTCCCAGGGCCAAGCTACCATGCCCATCCTAGGGCTGAAGCTGAGCTGCCACCAGGGCTGCTGCTGCAGAAGGAGGAGCCAGAGGGCAGTCACAGTGAGTCCTCACTGTCTGCTAAACAGcacaaaaaagccaagaaacGCAAGAGTGTAGGGGCTCCTGTGCCCCCAGCTTTAGCTGGCACATCCACACCTACGGAGACGTTGGGGCTGGAGC GAAAAGCCCAGCGCCTGCGGCCACTGTACCAATATATCAACTATTGCAACCCTGAGCTGAATCAGGCAGGGGACGGGGACAGAGAGCCAGAGGTGGAGCCTGAGTCGGAGTTGGCCCTGGCTCCTGAGGAGGCGGGTGTGGAACAGCTGCAGTTGCAGGCCTTGCTGCCAGTGACAG GACAGGAGGTTGGAGAGCAGCCTGGGGGGTTGTCTAGTCTGAGGATGAGTGGCAGCCTCAAAGCTGAGGTGGATAAGACAACCCAAGTGGATATTGACAAGATGCTGAGTGTCTGTGCTGCTCCTCTTGTACCCCCCCTCTCCCCTCAGTACAAGTGA